In Glycine soja cultivar W05 chromosome 10, ASM419377v2, whole genome shotgun sequence, the genomic stretch gatgttaagatgaatgtgttaacatcggttttgtcaaaaccgatgttaacttcatagagttaacatcggtttttttcaaaaccgatgttaaggagttgatcttaatatcggtttttaaaaaaatcgatgttacctagttgatgttaacatcggttttctaaaaaccgatgttaactatattaagttaacatcgggtatccttaaaaaaccgatgttgttatgtttataagttaaaacGTTGAAGAAATTTCACAACCTGCGCGCTCGAAAACCCTGCacttgttcttctctttctcctctcGCCTGAAATCTGTTGGAAACCACTTGCTCGACACCCACATTGTCCCACATTGTTTTCAATACTGCCGGAAACCGCTCGCTCGAATCCACAAAACCCCCTATCGAAGAAAACCCTACACTGCTCTTGGAACAGTGGCTCCAAGAAAACCCTACATACACTCCTCCGCTAGGTACTAGGGTGCTGAAACAGTTGGTGTTAGTCACTTTTCCGCGAGGTACTAGGGTGCTGAAACACTCGTGGGTGCTCAAAGCTCAAAGCTTTCTCCGCGAGGTACTAGGGTACTAGCTAGCTGCCTATAATTTGGCTTTCTGTTGCAAATAGCTGTGTATGTATTGGCAAGGTTCAGTTCCCATTTCAACTTACCTAACTTGAAACTTTTTGTTTATATTGGCCTTATTTTGTGCTACAATTATAGGATACAACTACTGATAAATTAATTGGTACAAGGAAAACTTCAAGTGTGCGCGGATTCTAATAGTTCCCACTACCCCTCACTGTTTCGGTTCGAGGTAAGTTTGgtcattttgtgatttttagttTAGTATAGCATACATGTTAAATGTTGTCTCTGCTTTGTCAGTGTTTGGGTATGATATATAAGTGTCTTTGTTGTCTCTCTTAAGTTCCcttttatgaaattgatgttgtCAATACACCTTACTTGTATTGGGTAAGCTATGATagtgaaatttatatataacagagttaaaaaattatattttgaaactatGGAAACTATGGATATCCTAATTGGACTCCTTGTGGTTGCTATTGAATGATTTGCAATCTCTGGCAATATGAATATTTGTCATCTCCTATCTGCCACCTTAATTATTGACCCATTTGTCATCTCCTGCAATAACCAAACATTGTACTATCAGTATTTGTCAATCAGTTTCTCGAGTTGACAATATATCAAACGTGCTTAGGAAGAGTGAAGTAACATTGTCTTCTTAAAGGATTCTTTTCTTATGGTAACTGCTTCTCTCTATTGAGTAGAATGTATGAACTTCTTAAAGGCCAAAGTTTTGGAGACGTTATTTACTAGATTAAATTACACTCACACTCCTTGAGGTTTAGTCAAAATTCTGTGAATACCCCTCATTTTTCTACTCTTACACTATCCGtcttaattgtttgaaaaaaaacattacactTAACCCCCCCTAATTGTATTAAAAACATTATGTTGCATACCCTTGTAAGAGATGTGgttgtaaatattaaaaaacatgaGTTGCTTGATGGGTGCAATATCAAGAAATCATAAGGAGTGTTGGAATAATTTACTTTTCTACTATAAAAAGAAGATACTAGGGGGAAAATCTagattgaattaatttattaggaTGTTAAATGCTACAACTAAAATATGATGTTTAAGTTTTCatcaataaaaagataaataataaaaaaaaccagtATCTTAATGTACCTTGTAAGCTGAACCAGGATAGAAAAAGTCCTCAGCACCAAAGGACATGTCAAGATTTCTCCTGCCACCAATGATCTCTAAAAGAAGCATTCCATAGTTGTAAACGTCAGCTTTTACAATTATAGGGTGATTACTAACCCATTGTGGTGCCAAATAACCTTTAGCGCCTCTGACCATTGTCACCACATGAGAGTGCTCCCTTCTTATCAATTTGGCCAGCCCAAAATTAGATACTTTGGGACAAAAGTTTTCGTCTACCAATATATTTTGCAGTTTGATGTCACAATGTATTATCCGATCCCTACACTGCTCATGAAAGTATGCAATCCCTTGTGCAATAGCTATGGCTATATTTGAACGAGTTGTCCAATCTAACAATCTATCTCGACCTTGATATGAAGGGAAGATCCATTTATCCAAGGATCCATTTTTCATGAACTCATAAACGAGAAGCCTGCAAAACAATATTTGTCAAAGCCAATTAAAAccattaaaaattatgtatgtCTTATTAATCCTTAAACAGTCTTATGGGGAGCTAAAAGTAAATTGAAGCCTTCTTGATGACTAAATGATAGTTCCTAGTCAGCAAAACAATGAGAACTTTCCATCTCCCTTTTAAAAGTTCTTTTTTTGTGAACACTGCAAATACAGTAATAAACTCAGCAAAACAATGAGAACTACCATGATGAGAACAGTAGGAATAATCACAGGCTTCTCCTTTGCACTTCCCATTCCATCAGAGGAGCTATTAGACCCTTCTGCTTGGCCTTCTGAAGTCCATGACCCATTTGCTCTGACCTTTACAAACAAAGTTGAGCTAGTATCCTGAAAACCACCAAAACTAAAGCTCCTCAACACCCAACAAAATGACCTCTCCTCATTTAGCCCAAAAACAAAAGCCACACAATCACAATCTGACAAGCAAGCATCCCCACATTTTAACACATTAGAAATATCACTGTATTAGCTATTATTGAAAATTCAGAAAAATAGTAGTTGGTTTGCTGCACCGCTGAAATCCTAAACTATGGTGTCAGGTTTTCATGCTTGCCATTGCAATTTCCGACAAGAGATGAATTATCATAGCACTGGCCATACCTTGTACTTCCCTAGAAAACTATGCCGTTGCCCAGTTATCATCATGTCCACATCTCGGTCCAGCGTGATTTTCACTAGTCGATTTAAAAGATAAGATGGAACTGAAGCAGCAGCAGCAATAAAGGCTGATCTTGTCTCCTTCCCCCCAAATCCACCACCAACTCGTTTTGTTTTGCAAACTACCTTTGACATGGGAAGGCCAAGAACATAAGAAACATATTTCTGGTGCTTCTGAGGAGCCTGCAACAACACAATGTTATTTTCACAATATAGTTATTTCCTTCAAGCCATAAATTTAGGCCAATACAAGCCAAACACTAACACTCACACACATGGgttgtttgtttcattttttttaagattctaGTTTGGGGAGTGGTTGTTATAGCCGCTACTTTTTCATCTTGTTCAATACTTCTTTCAAGCTAAGCATGCCTTATGTTTAGCTTGTTCTCTAATAGTATTAAATTTAGcttcttcttaaaaaaaaaactaactcacacacacacataacttCTGTTAGGATCCAATTACAAAGTATGGGACTTGAGTCCCACATTGGAAGTATAGGAATCTAATGTGGGGTTTATAAGGCCATACATAGGCTCTCCAACCACAACAACTAGCTTTTGTGGTCTGATTCTCCCAAGGTTCTCCTAAGGTTtataaggaattatttgtagGATACCTTGAACCAAGATGAAGCCTCAGCTAAGCCTTCCTTCCGTGATAATGCGTTATAGGACATGTGGGGCTTTTTATTTGTAGGATACCTACCTACCAATAATAATCTGTATGGGGTTGGTGGCTTGTCATGAAAATTTTGTGTCTTGCAAATACTTGTATCATACAATTAGTAATCTAAGATCCTTCTAATCTTTTGTTTCCCAGGAACTCTATAGCTAGAAGATACATTTGATTGGGTTTTAGTGGTCAGCTGATCGAGGTACGAGGTTTATTTGCTACTCATCAGTCGCTTTGCTGGACTTGCTAGACGTAATCTTGCATATACTGAGGTGAAGTACGACTTGATCGAGGTACGAGGTGATGAAGATACATTTCCTTGATATTTTTGTATGCTTTGCTGTGCTGATGATTTTGTTGGTGAGAATTGCAATTGTGATGTCATGCTATCTTGAAACAAAAGCTGACAATTAAAAGGATATTGATTAGTATGAATAATAGGGAAGTTAGgccttaattatcatgctatttTGATAAAGAGCTCATAAAATCTCCGAACCTTGTTCATATATTCGTCCGAATTGTGAGTGTTCtagtgaaaatgaagaaatcccCTACTAAAGGATATCGATAAGCAATTCACAAAGTAAACAAGGCTGATAGTGTATGTTGTTTCTTAAATATGTagtgtatattttatattttgtagttgCTTTTTGAAGGATAATTCATTGGTCACCTATGTAGTGTGTATCTGGATTCAATTCATGGTTACATGTCTTTCAATTTACTTGCATCCAAATATACTAATATTATAGGAGCCGTACACCCGAGTGGGTGTTGACCTTGGTCAATACTTTGCTACATGAGTTGGTTATGCCATTTTGGACTCAGGTGTTCTATACTACAAATTGAACCTTAACTCTAGTTTA encodes the following:
- the LOC114371555 gene encoding G-type lectin S-receptor-like serine/threonine-protein kinase At5g24080, which encodes MSYNALSRKEGLAEASSWFKAPQKHQKYVSYVLGLPMSKVVCKTKRVGGGFGGKETRSAFIAAAASVPSYLLNRLVKITLDRDVDMMITGQRHSFLGKYKDTSSTLFVKVRANGSWTSEGQAEGSNSSSDGMGSAKEKPVIIPTVLIMVVLIVLLSLLLLLVYEFMKNGSLDKWIFPSYQGRDRLLDWTTRSNIAIAIAQGIAYFHEQCRDRIIHCDIKLQNILVDENFCPKVSNFGLAKLIRREHSHVVTMVRGAKGYLAPQWVSNHPIIVKADVYNYGMLLLEIIGGRRNLDMSFGAEDFFYPGSAYKEMTNGSIIKVADRR